The Poseidonibacter antarcticus genome contains the following window.
CCATTTTTGGATAATCTAATCTATAATGACTACATCTACTCTCTTTTCTCATTAAAGATGCTTTTAATTTCATTTTAGCACTTATAATCATATTTTCAGTTTCATGTGCAAGTCTTAACTCATGAAAATCTGATGCTTTTAAATATGGCACGTGAGAATCATTTAATTCTTCAACATAAGCTAATGCACCTTTTAACATACTTTCTTTTTTGATATATAAAACAAAATTAGGAATCATAATTCCTTGTAGTGTTTGCGTTACCCAAGCTGGTGAATATCCTGCTTTTAAATTTAACGGTGCTAAAATCTCTTTTTTTATTTTTGCTATTTTTTTATCAGATATTTGTGGCGTTTCAATAGTTTTTGAATACTTAGCACTAGCTTCTCCTGCAATTGAACCTTGAACAGCAGAACCTGCTAGGGATGAACCTATTTGTGTATAAATTCCTCCTGACATATGAGAACCTAGAGCATCACCTGCTGCATACAATCCTTTTATAGTTGATTCACAAAATTCATTTATTGGAGTTAAACCCTCTGATTTATGTATTGATAATCCTGCACTTGAACCACCAACTGCTGAATCACTCATTCCAGGAGGTGGTCCTTTTTTATCTCCATCCATTGGGGGTCTTCTATGTTCATTTTTTGCCCCACTCTCTTCATTTTTCTGGTCTGGTGGTCTTTGTCCTGATCTTTTAAATTCTTCTGGAGTATATGGACCACCTTTTATATCTGATGAACCCTCCATCATACCAGGAGGACCCATTTTCACTTCATTTCCACTTGCGTAAGTCATATAATTTAAATCAACACCTAAATCATGGTGAACCTCCACTTTAACAGTTGAAGGTTTTTGCTCAAACATTCCATGCCAATTACCAAAAGAGTCTGCTGAATT
Protein-coding sequences here:
- a CDS encoding FAD-dependent oxidoreductase, which translates into the protein MNKEKVTRREFLGLTGTTIGALSLSALSTSLGWAENIVKVDLKNIKQTDKEVDVLVIGSGMAGLFASVKAHDAGAKVMMVSKGGLGSSGQTPFAKGIFSYDEKKEKLSIDEFVDKVSRSALDTNNKTFTRQLAEHSKARVEELKDWGFFESPLYNKSFLKPIEERNIALLERIMITHLIKEDGKIAGAAGFSLDDEEVYIFKAKSVILCTGAGGFKPNGFPMQDLTHDGSIMAYKIGAKITGKEWNDGHPGNAENSADSFGNWHGMFEQKPSTVKVEVHHDLGVDLNYMTYASGNEVKMGPPGMMEGSSDIKGGPYTPEEFKRSGQRPPDQKNEESGAKNEHRRPPMDGDKKGPPPGMSDSAVGGSSAGLSIHKSEGLTPINEFCESTIKGLYAAGDALGSHMSGGIYTQIGSSLAGSAVQGSIAGEASAKYSKTIETPQISDKKIAKIKKEILAPLNLKAGYSPAWVTQTLQGIMIPNFVLYIKKESMLKGALAYVEELNDSHVPYLKASDFHELRLAHETENMIISAKMKLKASLMRKESRCSHYRLDYPKMDTKNWQAWINIYKSKKGKMKLDKQPFGTWAKA